A single genomic interval of Arachis duranensis cultivar V14167 chromosome 7, aradu.V14167.gnm2.J7QH, whole genome shotgun sequence harbors:
- the LOC110273642 gene encoding uncharacterized protein LOC110273642 has translation MDWKNTSTKQTEIPFMPARVLCQVDVARSDDALQANMECSGIVHQVNLEYLLLVVFEADGSRQQCLARLSIYNKGGLFLDINQDKSSML, from the exons ATGGATTGGAAGAACACTTCTACTAAGCAAACTGAGATTCCTTTCATGCCGGCTCGTGTTCTATGTCAG GTTGATGTAGCAAGATCAGATGATGCATTACAAGCAAATATGGAAT GTTCTGGAATAGTCCATCAG GTGAATCTTGAATACCTTCTACTGGTGGTTTTCGAAGCTGATGGGAGTAGGCAGCAATGCTTGGCCAGGTTAAGTATATATAATAAAGGTGGTTTGTTTTTAGATATAAATCAAGATAAAAGTTCCATGTTATGA